A genome region from Hydrogenoanaerobacterium saccharovorans includes the following:
- the ygfK gene encoding putative selenate reductase subunit YgfK, with the protein MSDRMRPIPFDKLVNWVLEEHKTDGAVFGVRRPFIKKNDKVLHLFGEQMETPFGPAAGPHTQLAQNIIAAYFAGSRFFELKTVQKLDGEDLPVAKPCINAEDECYNVEWSTELRIPEAYDEYVKAWFALKLISKEFGLGSDTGFMFNMSVGYDLEGIQSPKIDTFIEGLKNAENTEIWAECKAFALANLNRFEHIDAAFVEGISPKVCTSITLSTLHGCPPQEIERIATYLITEKGLNTYIKCNPTLLGYEFARKTMDEMGYDYLVFDDHHFKADLQFEDAVPMIQRLINLAESNGLTFGVKLTNTFPVGIGRGELPGEEMYMSGRSLYPLTVSLAHKLSKAFDGKLRISYSGGADIFNIEKIFEVGIWPITLATTLLKPGGYQRLSQMAEVLDSCEYKDFDGVDLVKLQSLAYECVRDPHHLKAMKPLPNRKMKKKVPLIDCFSAPCQDGCPIGQDIPAYVRLAGEGNHLEALKVITEKNPLPFITGTICPHHCADKCTRNFYDESVKIRAAKLEAAKAGYDQLLAELEAPKIKGRSKVAIVGGGPAGLAAAYFLGKEGMPVTVFERRKELGGIVKLVIPEFRISDEAIDNDVNLVRSMGAEFILGSEQTSVEELKARGYKYVLFAVGAWKPGILRLETGKAMNVLEFLEKYKADESSLNLGKNVVVVGGGNTAMDAARAAKRVKGVEKVSLVYRRTKRYMPADEEELELALEDGVEFCELLAPIGVENGVLKCYKMVLGAPDESGRRSPVQTEEIVTVPADTVIAAIGEKVDTELFEKNGIAVDERGRVKVDAKFRTNVENVFVAGDALRGPATVVEAIADAMQFAKAISKLETNHYEELNVNPNSADVRLKKGLLEVDTDAYKQCDRCLECATVCECCVDVCPNRANLSIHVGTKPMAQIIHVDGMCNECGNCETFCPYDSAPYKEKFTLFGNLPDFDDSKNEGFLCIDGAKSIFRVRLDGEVKDYAVSDPKCGLPEDIRKLITTAYVEYNYLF; encoded by the coding sequence ATGAGTGATAGAATGAGACCAATCCCATTTGATAAATTGGTCAACTGGGTATTGGAAGAGCATAAAACCGATGGCGCCGTTTTCGGCGTACGCCGCCCATTTATAAAGAAAAACGATAAAGTACTGCACTTGTTTGGCGAACAGATGGAAACCCCGTTTGGCCCCGCAGCAGGCCCGCATACACAGCTTGCACAGAATATTATTGCTGCTTATTTTGCTGGCAGCCGCTTTTTTGAGCTGAAAACCGTACAAAAACTTGACGGTGAAGATTTACCGGTAGCAAAACCTTGCATCAATGCAGAAGATGAATGCTACAACGTGGAATGGTCAACTGAGCTGCGCATACCCGAGGCATACGACGAATATGTTAAAGCGTGGTTTGCACTGAAACTGATATCCAAAGAATTCGGTTTGGGCAGCGACACAGGCTTTATGTTTAATATGAGCGTCGGATATGACCTTGAAGGCATTCAATCCCCCAAAATTGATACCTTTATCGAAGGGCTTAAAAATGCCGAAAATACAGAGATATGGGCAGAGTGCAAAGCATTTGCACTTGCAAATCTCAATCGTTTTGAGCATATTGATGCAGCTTTTGTAGAGGGCATCAGCCCCAAAGTTTGTACATCCATTACACTTTCTACGCTACACGGCTGCCCACCGCAAGAGATTGAACGCATTGCTACCTACCTCATTACCGAAAAGGGGCTTAATACCTATATTAAATGCAACCCAACCTTGCTGGGCTATGAATTTGCACGCAAGACGATGGATGAGATGGGTTATGATTATCTTGTATTTGATGACCACCACTTTAAGGCAGACTTGCAATTTGAAGATGCTGTGCCTATGATTCAACGCTTGATAAATCTGGCGGAAAGCAACGGGCTTACTTTTGGTGTCAAACTTACCAACACTTTCCCGGTAGGTATTGGCCGCGGAGAGCTGCCCGGCGAAGAGATGTACATGTCCGGCCGTTCACTTTATCCGCTCACCGTTTCGCTTGCTCATAAGCTTTCTAAAGCATTTGACGGCAAGCTGCGCATTTCTTATTCCGGCGGCGCAGATATCTTTAACATTGAGAAGATTTTTGAAGTGGGCATTTGGCCCATTACCCTCGCTACAACATTGCTAAAACCGGGTGGATATCAGCGGCTTTCGCAGATGGCAGAAGTATTAGATTCTTGCGAATACAAAGATTTTGATGGCGTGGACCTTGTAAAACTACAGTCGCTTGCTTACGAATGTGTACGTGATCCGCATCATCTCAAAGCAATGAAACCGCTGCCCAACCGTAAAATGAAAAAGAAAGTTCCTCTCATCGATTGCTTTAGTGCTCCTTGTCAAGATGGCTGCCCAATTGGGCAGGATATCCCAGCTTACGTGCGTTTGGCAGGCGAAGGAAATCATCTTGAGGCTTTGAAAGTAATTACCGAGAAAAATCCGCTGCCGTTTATCACGGGTACTATTTGCCCGCATCACTGTGCAGATAAATGCACCCGTAATTTCTATGATGAATCGGTGAAAATCCGTGCTGCTAAACTAGAAGCTGCTAAAGCGGGTTACGATCAGTTGCTGGCAGAATTGGAAGCTCCTAAAATTAAAGGTAGATCGAAAGTAGCAATCGTCGGTGGTGGCCCTGCAGGCCTTGCTGCTGCGTATTTTCTGGGCAAAGAGGGCATGCCGGTTACCGTATTCGAGAGAAGAAAAGAACTGGGCGGTATTGTTAAACTGGTTATTCCTGAGTTTAGAATTTCAGATGAAGCTATCGATAACGACGTGAATTTGGTTCGTTCTATGGGTGCAGAATTTATACTGGGATCTGAGCAAACTTCGGTTGAAGAACTCAAAGCGCGCGGCTATAAATATGTGCTGTTTGCAGTTGGCGCTTGGAAGCCGGGAATATTGCGCTTAGAAACCGGTAAAGCAATGAACGTGCTGGAGTTTTTAGAAAAATACAAAGCAGATGAGTCCAGCTTAAACCTCGGCAAGAATGTTGTCGTCGTAGGCGGCGGCAATACCGCTATGGATGCAGCGCGCGCAGCAAAACGTGTAAAGGGCGTAGAAAAAGTATCACTCGTATACCGCAGAACCAAGCGCTATATGCCTGCTGATGAAGAAGAACTTGAACTTGCGCTGGAAGACGGTGTGGAATTCTGTGAACTGCTTGCCCCAATCGGCGTTGAAAACGGTGTGCTCAAATGCTATAAAATGGTTCTTGGTGCACCTGACGAAAGCGGCAGACGCAGCCCTGTTCAAACCGAAGAAATCGTTACAGTTCCTGCAGACACCGTGATTGCTGCAATAGGCGAAAAAGTGGACACCGAGTTGTTCGAGAAAAACGGCATTGCAGTTGATGAGCGCGGACGCGTGAAAGTGGATGCCAAATTTAGAACCAACGTTGAAAACGTATTTGTCGCAGGCGATGCACTGCGCGGCCCTGCAACGGTAGTAGAGGCAATTGCTGATGCTATGCAGTTTGCAAAAGCAATTTCTAAGTTGGAAACAAATCATTATGAAGAATTGAATGTCAACCCCAACTCTGCCGATGTAAGACTGAAAAAAGGTTTGCTTGAGGTTGATACCGATGCTTATAAGCAATGTGACCGTTGCCTGGAATGTGCAACCGTATGCGAATGTTGCGTAGATGTGTGCCCCAACCGTGCAAATCTTTCTATCCATGTGGGTACCAAGCCAATGGCTCAAATTATCCATGTCGACGGTATGTGCAACGAGTGCGGCAACTGCGAAACCTTCTGCCCGTACGACAGTGCACCTTACAAAGAAAAATTTACTCTGTTTGGCAATCTCCCTGATTTTGACGACAGCAAAAACGAAGGTTTCTTATGCATAGACGGTGCGAAGAGTATCTTCCGTGTTCGTCTGGACGGTGAGGTTAAGGACTATGCAGTTTCAGACCCCAAATGCGGTTTGCCCGAGGATATCCGCAAGTTGATTACCACTGCATATGTTGAGTATAATTATCTGTTTTAA
- the ssnA gene encoding putative aminohydrolase SsnA, with product MLLIGNGRLVTRDENNLFFENGCVCVEKELIKEVGETSALKAKYPDAEFIDAKGGVIMPGLINAHNHIYSAFARGLSIKGHNPKNFMDILDGLWWTLDRKLTVEDTKYSAYATYLDCIKNGVTTVFDHHASYGEIDGSLFAISDAAAEYGVRTCLCYEVSDRDGEEKMKQAVLENEAFIQAALKDENDMQYGMMGMHAAFTLSNKTLEFSREHTPKGTGFHIHVAEGISDVYDSLEKYGKRIVNRLFDMDILGPQTIAGHCIHINEHEMDILKHTDTMVVHNPESNMGNAVGCPAVLTLFQKGILIGLGTDGYTNDMLESYKVANILHKHNTCNPNVAWGEIPVMLFQNNATIANRYFKKPLGVLKAGAAADVIVTDYNPLTPMTADNINGHTLFGMNGRSVVTTVCNGKVLMKNRELLNIDEAAVMAKCREQAKALADRINFGR from the coding sequence ATGCTATTAATTGGAAACGGTAGACTTGTTACCCGCGATGAAAACAATCTCTTTTTTGAGAACGGCTGTGTCTGCGTAGAAAAAGAACTGATTAAAGAAGTGGGTGAGACTTCTGCATTGAAGGCAAAATATCCCGATGCAGAGTTTATTGATGCCAAAGGCGGCGTCATTATGCCGGGTCTTATCAATGCACATAACCATATTTATAGTGCGTTTGCACGCGGACTTTCCATTAAAGGTCATAACCCCAAAAACTTTATGGATATTCTGGATGGACTTTGGTGGACACTTGACCGTAAACTTACAGTCGAAGACACAAAATACAGTGCATATGCTACTTACCTTGATTGCATTAAAAATGGTGTAACAACAGTGTTTGACCATCACGCAAGCTATGGCGAAATTGACGGCAGCCTGTTTGCTATTTCAGATGCTGCAGCAGAATATGGCGTGCGTACCTGCCTGTGCTATGAGGTTTCTGACCGTGACGGTGAAGAAAAAATGAAACAAGCAGTGCTTGAGAACGAAGCATTTATTCAAGCCGCATTAAAAGACGAAAATGATATGCAGTATGGTATGATGGGCATGCATGCTGCGTTTACACTTTCGAATAAAACTCTGGAGTTTAGCCGGGAGCATACTCCCAAAGGGACTGGTTTCCACATCCATGTTGCCGAGGGCATCAGCGATGTTTATGATTCGCTTGAAAAATACGGTAAGCGTATTGTCAACCGTTTGTTTGATATGGATATTCTCGGGCCGCAAACCATTGCCGGTCATTGCATTCATATTAATGAACATGAAATGGATATCTTAAAACATACCGATACGATGGTGGTTCATAACCCCGAATCCAATATGGGTAACGCAGTTGGATGCCCTGCAGTACTTACCTTATTCCAAAAAGGAATTCTCATCGGTCTTGGCACCGATGGCTATACCAATGATATGCTCGAATCCTATAAAGTTGCAAATATTTTGCATAAGCACAATACCTGCAATCCGAATGTTGCTTGGGGCGAAATTCCAGTTATGTTATTCCAAAACAATGCAACAATTGCAAACCGTTACTTTAAAAAACCGCTTGGTGTGCTTAAAGCAGGGGCAGCAGCAGACGTCATCGTCACCGATTACAACCCGCTTACACCAATGACAGCCGATAACATCAACGGGCATACTTTATTTGGTATGAACGGGCGCAGTGTCGTTACCACCGTTTGCAATGGTAAGGTCCTTATGAAAAACCGCGAACTGCTGAATATTGATGAAGCAGCCGTTATGGCAAAATGCCGTGAGCAGGCAAAAGCATTGGCAGACAGAATTAATTTTGGCAGATAA
- a CDS encoding helix-turn-helix transcriptional regulator produces MLQGLTFDFLKRLAKGISQQFGNNCEVVVHDLSNNFTESSIVIIENGHVTSRKAGDGPSLVVLEALHGDHSKLKDHLNYLTKTRDGKILKSSTIYIRDEKNDVVGIFSINYDITGLLMIENSLKPLIATEPDTKEPERIAQNVNDLLDELIEQSVQLVGKPVALMNKDDKIKAIQFLNNTGAFLITKSGDKVSKYFGISKYTLYSYIDAK; encoded by the coding sequence ATGCTGCAGGGATTAACCTTTGATTTTTTAAAACGTCTTGCAAAGGGCATATCGCAGCAGTTTGGCAACAACTGCGAGGTTGTAGTGCATGATCTTAGCAACAACTTTACCGAAAGCTCTATAGTCATTATCGAAAACGGACATGTAACCTCACGCAAAGCAGGTGATGGGCCGTCTTTGGTGGTGTTGGAAGCATTACATGGTGACCATAGCAAACTGAAAGATCATCTAAACTACCTTACCAAAACACGCGACGGTAAAATTCTTAAATCCAGCACTATTTATATCCGCGACGAGAAAAACGATGTAGTTGGAATCTTTTCTATCAATTACGACATTACCGGTTTATTGATGATTGAAAATTCTTTGAAACCGCTCATTGCAACCGAACCGGATACCAAAGAGCCTGAACGCATTGCGCAGAATGTGAATGACTTGCTGGACGAATTGATTGAGCAATCTGTGCAGCTGGTGGGGAAACCTGTTGCTTTGATGAATAAAGACGATAAGATTAAAGCAATTCAATTCTTAAATAACACAGGCGCATTTTTAATAACAAAATCCGGCGATAAAGTAAGCAAGTATTTTGGGATTTCAAAATATACATTGTACAGCTACATTGATGCTAAATAA
- a CDS encoding helix-turn-helix transcriptional regulator: protein MNKYVSMYLPLVDFIAECMGENTEVVLHDLTDYHQSVVAIRNGNISGRSVGSPITDLSLKVLKAAIFEQVPYMANYQGVAKNGHMLKSSTYFIKDDSERFVGMLCVNTDYHNLVESRNLLTDLIAMLKIPNESSIISENLNMNVQDLVMNNIHRICPDIVNVAETMQQREKMDIVDKLNEMGTFMIKGAISYVADALRVSVPTVYRYLNLVKKEN, encoded by the coding sequence ATGAACAAATACGTTAGCATGTACCTTCCGCTCGTCGATTTTATCGCCGAGTGTATGGGGGAAAACACAGAGGTGGTTTTACACGACCTCACCGACTATCATCAGTCTGTTGTTGCAATTCGCAATGGGAATATCAGCGGAAGAAGTGTAGGCTCACCGATTACTGACCTTTCGCTTAAGGTTCTCAAAGCTGCAATTTTTGAGCAAGTGCCCTATATGGCAAACTATCAGGGTGTGGCAAAAAACGGTCACATGCTCAAATCCTCTACATACTTTATAAAGGATGACAGCGAACGTTTTGTTGGGATGCTTTGCGTTAATACGGATTACCACAATTTAGTAGAATCGCGCAATCTGCTTACAGACTTAATTGCTATGCTGAAAATTCCAAATGAATCTTCGATTATTTCAGAAAACTTAAATATGAATGTACAAGACCTGGTTATGAACAACATCCACCGCATCTGCCCCGATATTGTTAATGTGGCAGAAACCATGCAGCAGCGTGAAAAGATGGATATTGTAGATAAACTCAACGAGATGGGTACCTTCATGATTAAAGGCGCAATCAGTTATGTTGCAGATGCATTGAGAGTTTCGGTACCGACAGTTTATCGTTACCTCAACCTAGTAAAAAAAGAAAATTAA
- a CDS encoding uracil-xanthine permease family protein: MKEAVNKNPGSLFSLDGVPSLKQIVPLGLQHVVAAIVGVVTPALLVSNVCNLSPADKTLLVQSSLLISAIATLLQLFPFAKKLGSGLPVIMGVSFAYVPTLLAIGGEFGIATIFGSQIIGGLVAIVVGLFVKKLMVLFPPLVTGTVIFTIGLSLYPTAVNYMAGGKASPTFGSPQNWLVALITFAIVVFFNYFTKGSMKLAAILIGMVSGYVVALFMNMVNFDSVTAAGWFSLPKPMHFGIVFQPTAIVSMVIIYIVNAVQTIGDLSSTTTGGLDRMPTHDELTGGIVGNGIASVIGAFFGGMPTATYSQNVGIVTVNRVVNRVVFGFAAGVLLVAGFVPKFASVLTTIPQSVIGGATISVFATITMTGIKMIASQSLTPRNTAVVGLSVALGAGIVQATGSLQLFPSWVPTVFGSSSVVVATLMAVFLNVILPKDKTETKK; the protein is encoded by the coding sequence ATGAAAGAAGCTGTCAACAAAAACCCGGGTTCTCTCTTCAGCTTGGACGGAGTGCCGAGCTTGAAGCAGATTGTACCTTTGGGGCTGCAGCATGTAGTTGCAGCAATTGTAGGTGTTGTCACACCTGCTCTTTTGGTATCCAATGTATGCAATCTTTCTCCGGCAGACAAAACACTTTTAGTGCAATCCTCGCTTCTCATTTCTGCAATCGCAACCTTGCTTCAGCTTTTTCCGTTTGCTAAAAAGCTTGGCTCCGGTTTACCTGTAATTATGGGTGTCAGCTTTGCCTATGTTCCCACATTGCTTGCAATCGGCGGCGAATTTGGTATTGCAACCATTTTCGGCTCTCAAATCATCGGTGGCTTGGTAGCTATTGTTGTTGGCCTATTTGTTAAAAAACTAATGGTTCTGTTTCCTCCGCTGGTAACCGGCACCGTTATTTTTACAATCGGTCTTTCTCTGTATCCTACAGCAGTTAACTATATGGCGGGCGGCAAAGCGTCTCCAACCTTTGGTTCTCCTCAAAACTGGTTGGTTGCTTTGATTACATTTGCTATCGTTGTATTTTTTAACTATTTTACAAAAGGTTCTATGAAGCTTGCAGCTATCCTTATCGGTATGGTATCGGGTTATGTGGTAGCCCTTTTCATGAATATGGTTAACTTCGATTCTGTTACCGCAGCAGGTTGGTTCTCTTTGCCAAAACCGATGCATTTCGGCATTGTATTCCAGCCGACAGCAATTGTATCGATGGTTATTATCTACATTGTAAATGCGGTACAAACCATAGGCGACCTTTCATCTACCACCACAGGCGGTCTTGACAGAATGCCCACTCACGACGAACTTACGGGCGGTATTGTTGGCAATGGTATTGCCAGTGTTATCGGCGCATTTTTTGGTGGTATGCCTACAGCTACCTACAGCCAAAACGTTGGTATCGTAACTGTTAACAGAGTAGTTAACAGAGTTGTATTCGGTTTTGCAGCCGGTGTTCTTCTTGTAGCCGGCTTTGTTCCTAAATTCGCATCGGTTCTTACTACTATTCCTCAAAGCGTTATCGGCGGTGCAACCATCTCTGTATTTGCAACCATTACTATGACTGGTATTAAAATGATTGCCTCTCAATCGCTTACACCCAGAAATACAGCTGTTGTCGGGCTTTCTGTTGCGCTCGGTGCAGGTATCGTGCAGGCAACCGGCAGTTTACAGCTGTTCCCATCTTGGGTGCCTACCGTATTCGGCAGTTCATCTGTAGTGGTAGCTACTTTAATGGCAGTTTTCCTTAATGTAATTCTTCCCAAAGATAAAACAGAAACAAAAAAATAA
- a CDS encoding RidA family protein: MANTVIAAKNAPAAVGPYSHAVLANNTLYTSGQLGLDPTSGELPQGVEAQAEMALKNLGAVLEAAGMNYSDVVKTTVFLANMGDFAAINAIYANYFKGECPARSCVQVAALPKGALFEIEAIAVK; encoded by the coding sequence ATGGCAAATACAGTTATCGCAGCTAAAAATGCGCCTGCAGCAGTAGGCCCATATTCTCATGCAGTGTTGGCAAATAATACATTATATACTTCTGGGCAGTTGGGCTTGGACCCAACCTCGGGTGAATTGCCGCAGGGAGTAGAAGCACAGGCAGAGATGGCACTGAAAAATCTCGGAGCAGTACTTGAGGCAGCAGGGATGAATTACAGCGATGTTGTAAAAACCACTGTTTTTCTTGCAAATATGGGCGATTTTGCAGCAATCAATGCGATTTATGCAAATTATTTTAAAGGGGAGTGCCCGGCACGTTCTTGTGTTCAGGTGGCGGCACTGCCCAAAGGCGCTTTGTTTGAGATTGAAGCAATTGCAGTAAAGTAA
- a CDS encoding aspartate carbamoyltransferase regulatory subunit encodes MINVDSLNRGVVIDHIRAGKAMEIYKYLELDRLDCSVAIIKNAKSRKMGKKDIIKIDENIDINLDVLGFIDPNISINIINEGGLIEKKKLKLPDQVTNVIKCINPRCITSIEQGINHIFKLADAQNGIYRCIYCEQEFQNK; translated from the coding sequence ATGATTAATGTAGATAGCTTAAACAGGGGTGTGGTCATTGACCATATCCGTGCAGGTAAAGCAATGGAAATCTATAAATATCTCGAACTTGATCGTTTGGATTGCAGCGTTGCTATCATCAAAAATGCAAAGAGCCGCAAGATGGGCAAAAAGGATATCATTAAAATTGACGAAAACATTGATATTAACCTTGATGTTCTGGGCTTTATCGATCCGAATATTTCCATCAACATTATCAACGAAGGCGGTTTGATTGAAAAGAAAAAGCTGAAACTGCCAGACCAAGTAACCAATGTAATTAAATGCATCAATCCGCGCTGCATTACTTCTATCGAACAGGGTATTAACCACATTTTTAAACTTGCCGATGCACAAAACGGCATTTATCGTTGTATTTATTGTGAACAAGAGTTCCAAAACAAATAA